Proteins encoded by one window of Primulina huaijiensis isolate GDHJ02 chromosome 1, ASM1229523v2, whole genome shotgun sequence:
- the LOC140983921 gene encoding bHLH transcription factor RHL1-like: MQPTSRELLEMNNLNPLVSLREIHNSQMSTSSHFDPTSSHDDFLDQMFSSVPSSASSFPWPEDHAPPPCHMEEQSTALLASKLRQQQISNGAAKALMLQQQLFLSRGLAVNGLRSPSAADIGFLNIPHADQDDVVDGSCYKSANPDQDASIKSLFNGFTGSIGHSSNQPQHLLHSQGGALQSHKFGGAAAPEMNQPAASGSSGGGTAGQPKQRVRARRGQATDPHSIAERLRRERIAERMKSLQELVPNANKTDKASMLDEIIDYVKFLQLQVKVLSMSRLGGAAAAANPLVADMSSEGGRIGNGTKTASSSNNNDGMTVTEHQVAKLMEEDMGSAMQYLQGKGLCLMPISLATAISTSTCHSRSHHPLASASNNNQLLNGEAACPTSPSVSALTVQSATIAANGGGETSLKDANSVSKP; the protein is encoded by the exons ATGCAACCCACTAGCAGAGAACTGCTGGAAATGAACAATCTGAACCCACTTGTATCTCTTCGAGAAATCCACAATTCCCAGATGTCAACGTCTTCCCACTTCGACCCAACCTCGTCTCACGACGATTTTCTGGACCAAATGTTCTCTTCCGTGCCTTCATCTGCCTCTTCCTTCCCATGGCCTGAAGACCACGCGCCGCCCCCATGTCACATGGAGGAGCAGTCCACGGCGTTGTTGGCTTCGAAGCTCAGGCAGCAGCAGATAAGCAACGGCGCTGCCAAGGCTTTGATGCTTCAGCAGCAGTTATTCCTCTCCCGAGGACTCGCCGTCAATGGCCTCCGTTCCCCGTCCGCTGCCGATATTGGGTTTCTCAATATCCCTCATGCTGATCAAGACGACGTCGTTGACGGTTCCTGCTACAAATCTGCTAACCCT GATCAAGATGCCTCAATCAAATCTCTATTCAATGGCTTCACCGGATCAATCGGGCATTCTTCAAATCAGCCTCAACATCTCCTCCATTCCCAG ggtGGAGCATTGCAATCCCATAAATTCGGTGGAGCAGCAGCGCCGGAGATGAATCAACCGGCGGCGAGCGGTTCGAGCGGTGGTGGGACTGCAGGACAGCCGAAGCAGAGGGTGAGGGCAAGGCGAGGACAGGCTACTGACCCCCACAGTATCGCCGAAAGA TTACGGAGAGAGAGAATCGCGGAGAGGATGAAGTCCTTGCAGGAGCTTGTACCTAATGCTAACAAG ACAGACAAAGCCTCGATGCTGGATGAGATCATCGACTATGTCAAATTCCTACAGCTCCAAGTCAAA GTTCTGAGCATGAGCAGATTGGGTggtgctgctgctgctgctaaCCCCCTAGTTGCCGATATGTCCTCCGAG GGAGGAAGGATTGGTAACGGAACAAAAACGGCGTCATCATCGAACAACAACGACGGCATGACGGTGACGGAGCACCAGGTGGCGAAGCTGATGGAAGAAGACATGGGTTCCGCCATGCAGTATCTTCAAGGAAAGGGTCTTTGCCTCATGCCCATCTCACTCGCCACCGCCATCTCCACCTCCACGTGTCACAGCAGGAGCCACCACCCCTTAGCCTCCGCCTCCAACAACAACCAACTACTCAACGGCGAGGCTGCTTGCCCCACTTCCCCTAGTGTGTCGGCTTTGACCGTACAATCCGCAACCATTGCTGCTAACGGCGGCGGAGAAACCTCCCTCAAAGACGCCAATTCTGTTTCCAAGCCGTGA